A single Paraburkholderia sp. FT54 DNA region contains:
- a CDS encoding replication protein, producing the protein MALAEVIQMPEQPRSVQVEDGFTRVAHGIMEALALADLGKRHYKIMLVMCRQTYGYNKKADEVSLSQFHDKTGILPPNVSTAIEELVAMRVLIKTPGKYAACLAVNKAYAQWTGKAKVDVSKVWGYQNNNSTVIETISEGYQNDNDGVIETITTKDNSKRHNQKTTPKENLSRSLRERFEIFWASYPRKRSKKAAEKAFAKVNPDEQLFNDLMAGLERAKTSEQWRNPQYQPHAATWLSDGGWMDEIQAAYTDDELAVIRAFNQALGERIGTVDEGVFVEARAGAIRAFMGKLAADPEAWKRYFPAVRDKVDLPPRAGFDYLISPKGFGDVKGRMAVKRNPDGTRASGDWDKSASGIKAMAKEMGVSFSDDEPVPAIAIRVRAAIAKQESKE; encoded by the coding sequence ATGGCGCTCGCGGAAGTCATCCAGATGCCCGAACAGCCTCGCTCGGTCCAGGTCGAGGACGGGTTCACCCGTGTCGCTCACGGGATCATGGAGGCGCTCGCGCTGGCTGATCTCGGCAAGCGCCACTACAAGATCATGCTGGTGATGTGCCGGCAGACGTACGGCTACAACAAGAAGGCCGACGAGGTCAGCCTGTCGCAGTTCCACGACAAGACGGGCATCCTGCCGCCGAACGTTTCCACGGCCATTGAAGAACTGGTGGCTATGCGCGTGCTAATCAAGACGCCCGGCAAGTACGCAGCGTGTCTGGCTGTGAATAAGGCGTATGCCCAGTGGACGGGTAAGGCCAAGGTCGACGTGTCGAAGGTATGGGGTTATCAAAACAATAACAGCACTGTTATCGAAACGATCAGTGAGGGTTATCAAAACGATAACGATGGTGTTATCGAAACGATAACCACAAAAGACAACTCCAAAAGACATAACCAAAAGACAACTCCAAAAGAAAACCTTTCGCGCTCGCTTCGCGAACGCTTCGAGATTTTCTGGGCGAGCTACCCGCGTAAGCGATCCAAGAAAGCAGCAGAAAAGGCCTTTGCCAAGGTCAATCCGGACGAGCAGCTCTTCAATGACCTGATGGCAGGTTTGGAGCGGGCCAAGACTTCGGAGCAGTGGCGAAACCCGCAATACCAGCCGCATGCAGCGACGTGGTTAAGCGATGGCGGCTGGATGGACGAGATTCAAGCTGCGTACACCGATGACGAACTTGCCGTGATCCGAGCCTTCAACCAGGCACTCGGGGAGCGTATCGGCACGGTGGACGAGGGGGTCTTCGTCGAGGCGCGCGCCGGCGCGATCCGCGCATTCATGGGGAAGCTGGCTGCTGATCCTGAGGCATGGAAGCGGTATTTCCCGGCTGTGCGCGACAAGGTCGATCTCCCGCCGCGCGCGGGCTTCGATTATCTGATCAGCCCGAAAGGCTTCGGCGACGTCAAAGGGCGCATGGCAGTCAAGCGCAATCCGGACGGCACGCGCGCATCAGGCGACTGGGACAAGTCCGCAAGCGGCATCAAAGCAATGGCGAAGGAAATGGGCGTGTCGTTCTCGGACGATGAACCGGTGCCGGCCATTGCGATCCGCGTACGCGCCGCAATCGCAAAACAGGAGAGCAAAGAGTGA
- a CDS encoding DUF1064 domain-containing protein: MRWHDLVQMQARGEISELELQVPFVLADPVVIAGRKRPALRYVADFVYEQDGKTVVEDVKGRVTEGYRIKRHLMAARGITIKEVK, translated from the coding sequence ATGCGCTGGCACGACCTGGTGCAGATGCAGGCGCGCGGCGAAATCAGCGAACTCGAATTGCAGGTGCCGTTCGTCTTGGCGGATCCGGTGGTGATCGCCGGCCGCAAGCGCCCGGCGCTGCGCTATGTCGCTGACTTCGTCTACGAGCAGGACGGCAAGACGGTGGTGGAAGACGTGAAGGGGCGAGTCACCGAGGGATACCGCATCAAACGTCATTTGATGGCCGCGCGCGGCATCACGATCAAGGAGGTGAAGTAA
- a CDS encoding nuclease domain-containing protein, with the protein MKRSAPMKRGAPLARTGFKRKQADAFKTTFHTQTLMRKAAIKTKKKRVSVAEGSKYLAACRNEPCYLRVPGVCQLNPADDTVVPCHSNQLRHGKAGGLKADNEFTVPGCNPCHGWIDQNRVGTPRQVKFDVWDAAYELWAPVRARKMGLEMQEAA; encoded by the coding sequence ATGAAGCGATCGGCACCGATGAAGCGCGGCGCACCGCTCGCGCGCACCGGGTTCAAACGTAAGCAGGCGGACGCCTTCAAGACAACGTTTCACACCCAAACACTGATGCGCAAGGCTGCGATCAAGACGAAGAAGAAGCGCGTCTCGGTCGCCGAGGGTTCGAAGTATCTCGCTGCCTGCCGCAATGAGCCGTGCTATTTGCGCGTACCGGGCGTGTGCCAGCTGAATCCGGCGGACGACACCGTGGTGCCGTGCCATTCGAATCAGTTGCGCCACGGTAAGGCAGGTGGGCTCAAGGCGGACAACGAATTCACGGTACCGGGCTGCAATCCGTGCCATGGCTGGATTGATCAGAACCGCGTCGGCACACCGAGGCAGGTCAAGTTTGATGTGTGGGACGCGGCTTATGAATTGTGGGCGCCGGTACGCGCCCGAAAGATGGGATTGGAAATGCAGGAGGCAGCGTAA
- a CDS encoding phage portal protein: protein MSAHAYIQYANVPDVLIASSSQYVDSVTKAKVIAFDGCPMCGHLEVLSDSRIQIEFPFPRSAELRGALVDWLMHWGIHFTVVM, encoded by the coding sequence ATGAGCGCACACGCATACATCCAATACGCCAACGTCCCTGACGTCTTGATCGCGTCGAGCAGCCAGTACGTCGACAGCGTCACAAAAGCCAAGGTCATCGCCTTCGACGGCTGCCCGATGTGCGGCCATCTCGAAGTTCTCAGCGACAGCCGCATCCAGATCGAATTCCCGTTCCCGCGGAGTGCCGAGCTGCGCGGCGCGCTGGTGGACTGGTTGATGCACTGGGGCATTCACTTCACGGTGGTCATGTGA
- a CDS encoding phage protein NinX family protein: protein MKVAELQGAVLDLWVARAEGKCYTQSPGVWGNALVNTLGRLSISKTSWNCARYFEPSSNWTHGGPIVERERIGVEYLGSSAWRAIVTNENGCDMVESGEQYRLARHGGTALEAAMRAYVASKFGDNVPDESTN from the coding sequence ATGAAGGTGGCCGAATTGCAAGGGGCGGTCCTCGACCTCTGGGTTGCGCGCGCTGAGGGCAAGTGCTACACGCAGAGCCCGGGTGTGTGGGGAAATGCCTTGGTCAACACGCTTGGTCGATTGTCCATCTCAAAGACCTCGTGGAACTGTGCGCGGTATTTCGAGCCGTCGAGCAACTGGACGCACGGGGGACCGATTGTCGAGCGTGAGCGAATTGGCGTTGAATACCTCGGGTCGTCAGCTTGGCGCGCCATTGTTACGAATGAGAATGGCTGCGACATGGTTGAGTCCGGAGAACAATACCGTTTGGCGCGCCACGGCGGGACAGCGCTTGAAGCCGCAATGCGCGCCTATGTCGCTTCGAAGTTCGGTGATAATGTGCCGGACGAATCAACAAACTAA
- a CDS encoding phage tail protein, giving the protein MLKLDVRADVKGITASLSRYVGEQQKAVVRALNKTAMQARTAAAQEVRGAGYNIKSSAIKNSFSITKAAQGRLVVVLKSTGRPVALINYGARQGKNGVSVQVKAGRTVLRHAFIATMPNGHRGVFERTGKQHKKVKRNGKTIRSGLPIKELFGPSIPQSLANDAVEKALMTKIRQKFPQILKHELAFIAAKR; this is encoded by the coding sequence ATGCTGAAGCTCGACGTGCGTGCCGATGTGAAAGGCATCACGGCAAGCCTCTCTCGCTATGTCGGCGAGCAGCAGAAAGCGGTGGTCCGCGCGCTCAACAAAACGGCGATGCAGGCTCGCACTGCAGCCGCGCAAGAGGTCCGCGGCGCCGGCTACAACATCAAGTCGAGCGCCATCAAGAATTCATTTTCCATCACCAAGGCGGCTCAAGGCCGGTTGGTCGTTGTGTTGAAGTCGACCGGCCGCCCGGTGGCGCTGATCAACTATGGCGCGCGCCAAGGCAAGAACGGCGTGAGCGTGCAAGTGAAAGCGGGCCGCACTGTGTTGCGGCACGCGTTCATTGCGACGATGCCGAACGGTCACCGGGGTGTGTTCGAGCGAACCGGCAAGCAGCACAAGAAGGTGAAGCGCAACGGCAAGACGATCCGTTCAGGGTTGCCGATCAAAGAGTTGTTTGGTCCATCCATCCCGCAATCGCTCGCGAACGACGCGGTCGAGAAGGCGCTGATGACGAAGATCAGGCAGAAGTTTCCGCAAATCCTGAAGCACGAGCTGGCGTTCATCGCGGCGAAGCGCTGA
- a CDS encoding terminase gpA endonuclease subunit, whose product MAVTEPGVHVLTTMVSTQLLKTALLENVFGYFAHLDPCPILLLQPKEAAAEQFSKERISPMIRVTPVLRDLVGTSKTRNADETLLFKAFPGGFLALAGAGSPDNLARRPVRVILADEVDKYPVTREGEPIALAEERTATFGVNWLSVRACSPTVEDESRIEASYKDSDQRRASVACPHCGHRMFPDFFKHVDWEKRRDENGTVLEHFPKTARIACESCGEIWSEGDRLRALKTVRWHQTRAFECCGSRHVPLDAYEKAWRGPEDGRESSTDAALSAVWDWWASDRYAVYRAKCPDCGEWRVDNEHAGFQASKLFSPWQKDKPSDIAAKWLAAEGDEDKKQTWWNTQMGLPYRPNSGKALRLEALVARGERWAAVVPDGVAVITIGVDTQDYRFEVEVVGWGRNEESWSIAYEVIEGDMETPDPWDRLDALLNRIWHRADGRPFEAMAVCIDSGGHHTQKVYDFSKARLGRKIWAIKGESAVSGKRNPVWPVKKPTRKTKASFRPVILGVNAAKDTIRNRLHLEEPGPGYMHFPNDRDIGYFEQLTSERSVVKVTNGQKFRIWELPSGRANEALDCRVYAYGALCGLTHLGLKLNRRADLVAVPLEFDAQAQTWAPPANAEAEPVVAAMPSVDVKPGKKRLTNRLA is encoded by the coding sequence ATGGCCGTGACTGAGCCAGGCGTCCACGTGCTAACCACGATGGTGAGCACGCAGTTGCTGAAGACGGCGTTGCTGGAGAACGTCTTCGGCTACTTCGCCCATCTTGATCCTTGCCCGATTCTGCTGCTGCAGCCGAAAGAGGCTGCAGCTGAGCAGTTCAGCAAGGAGCGCATTAGCCCGATGATACGGGTGACACCGGTGCTGCGCGACTTGGTGGGTACGAGCAAGACACGTAACGCCGACGAGACGCTGCTGTTCAAGGCGTTTCCCGGCGGCTTCCTTGCGCTTGCTGGCGCCGGCAGCCCAGACAACCTTGCCCGGCGCCCGGTGCGCGTCATCCTCGCCGACGAGGTGGACAAGTACCCGGTGACGCGCGAAGGCGAGCCGATCGCGCTGGCCGAAGAGCGGACCGCGACGTTTGGCGTCAACTGGTTGTCGGTGCGCGCCTGCTCGCCGACTGTCGAGGACGAGAGTCGTATCGAGGCCAGCTATAAGGATTCGGATCAGCGCCGTGCGTCTGTCGCGTGCCCCCACTGCGGGCACCGCATGTTCCCCGACTTCTTCAAACACGTCGATTGGGAAAAGCGCCGCGACGAGAATGGGACCGTGCTCGAACACTTCCCGAAGACCGCACGCATTGCGTGCGAGTCGTGCGGCGAGATCTGGTCAGAAGGCGATCGCCTTCGCGCGCTGAAGACTGTTCGCTGGCACCAGACGCGCGCGTTTGAATGCTGCGGGTCACGGCACGTACCGCTCGACGCGTATGAGAAGGCGTGGCGCGGCCCGGAGGATGGCCGCGAGTCGTCGACCGATGCCGCGTTGTCAGCGGTGTGGGACTGGTGGGCGAGCGACCGCTACGCGGTATATCGCGCGAAATGTCCCGACTGCGGCGAGTGGCGCGTCGATAACGAGCATGCCGGTTTCCAGGCCAGCAAGCTTTTCAGCCCATGGCAGAAGGATAAGCCTTCCGACATCGCCGCAAAATGGCTGGCGGCGGAGGGCGACGAAGACAAGAAGCAGACCTGGTGGAATACCCAAATGGGTCTGCCATACCGGCCGAACTCCGGTAAGGCGCTGCGCCTCGAGGCGCTGGTCGCGCGCGGCGAGCGCTGGGCGGCCGTGGTGCCGGACGGCGTTGCGGTGATCACCATCGGCGTCGACACACAGGATTACCGCTTCGAAGTCGAGGTGGTGGGCTGGGGGCGCAACGAGGAAAGCTGGTCGATCGCCTACGAGGTGATCGAAGGCGACATGGAGACGCCCGATCCGTGGGATCGCCTCGACGCACTGCTCAACCGAATCTGGCATCGAGCAGATGGCCGGCCTTTCGAGGCGATGGCGGTTTGTATCGACTCCGGCGGCCACCACACGCAGAAGGTCTACGACTTCTCGAAAGCTCGCCTCGGTCGAAAGATCTGGGCGATCAAGGGCGAGTCCGCGGTGAGCGGCAAGCGTAATCCTGTGTGGCCGGTGAAGAAGCCGACCCGCAAGACAAAGGCTTCGTTCCGACCGGTGATTCTCGGCGTGAATGCGGCGAAGGACACCATCCGTAACCGCTTGCACCTCGAGGAACCGGGCCCGGGCTATATGCATTTCCCGAACGACCGGGACATCGGTTACTTCGAGCAGCTCACGTCAGAGCGATCGGTCGTGAAGGTGACGAATGGGCAGAAGTTCCGTATCTGGGAACTGCCGTCCGGCCGTGCCAATGAAGCGCTCGATTGCCGCGTATACGCATACGGCGCGCTGTGCGGTTTGACGCACCTCGGGTTGAAGTTGAACCGGCGCGCGGATCTGGTTGCGGTGCCGCTCGAGTTCGACGCTCAGGCGCAGACATGGGCGCCGCCGGCGAACGCTGAAGCTGAGCCGGTTGTCGCCGCGATGCCTTCGGTGGACGTAAAGCCCGGA